The following proteins are co-located in the Verrucomicrobiota bacterium genome:
- a CDS encoding ABC transporter ATP-binding protein yields the protein MAAETVHALRDVSLDIERGEYVAIMGPSGSGKSTLMNLIGCLDTPTSGSYELNGTDVSRMEDNDLAEVRNREIGFIFQTFNLLARSTALRNVELPMVYAGVGSDERREKALAALASVGLADRVTHKPNELSGGQRQRVAVARALVNNPSILLADEPTGNLDSKTGVEILALFDELARKGHTIIVVTHEEAVARHSRRVIRILDGLIASDDRLAKEEALA from the coding sequence ATGGCGGCGGAGACTGTGCATGCGCTCCGAGATGTCTCGCTGGACATCGAGCGCGGCGAATACGTCGCCATCATGGGACCGAGCGGCTCCGGCAAGTCCACGCTCATGAACCTCATCGGCTGCCTCGACACGCCCACGAGCGGCTCCTACGAACTCAACGGCACCGACGTGAGCCGCATGGAGGACAACGACCTCGCCGAGGTCCGCAACCGCGAGATTGGGTTCATCTTCCAGACCTTCAACCTCCTCGCCCGGTCCACCGCGCTCCGCAACGTCGAGCTGCCGATGGTCTATGCCGGCGTCGGCTCGGACGAACGCCGCGAGAAGGCGCTGGCTGCGCTCGCGTCCGTCGGCCTTGCTGACCGCGTCACCCACAAGCCGAACGAACTCTCCGGCGGCCAGCGGCAGCGTGTCGCCGTGGCGCGGGCGCTGGTGAACAATCCCTCGATCCTCCTCGCCGACGAACCGACGGGCAACCTCGACTCCAAGACCGGCGTTGAAATCCTCGCGCTCTTTGACGAGCTCGCGCGCAAGGGCCACACCATCATCGTCGTCACGCACGAGGAAGCCGTCGCCCGCCACTCGCGCCGGGTCATCCGCATCCTGGACGGCCTCATCGCGAGCGACGACCGGCTGGCGAAGGAGGAGGCGCTGGCGTGA
- a CDS encoding efflux RND transporter periplasmic adaptor subunit, translating into MAAPKSKTRRKVVVFTLLLLALGSLGAWSYFRKREVPIIVQTEKVTSRSLTELVVANGKIQPVVMVKISPEVSGEIVDLPVKEGQTVTKGDLLLKIKPDFYAASRDSATANHKASIANQTLAEANRAKADIEFKRARQLFDEKLISDTQFVEARTAFEVARAQVTASQHQAEVAAAALARAEEDFRKTTIVSPLDGTITRLNSQLGERVVGTATMAGTDVMTIADLSEMEARVDLGEVDVVLICAGQTARLEVDSYRDKKFTGAVTEIANTAKTSGQGTQQEATKFEVRIRVKERELFRPGMSVTAEVETRYRTNVLSVPIQSVTTRVPKNDPSAANGDAGDDGVAKKDKPKKEAVNKPAEVVFIIEGDKVRMVKVSRGISDDNHTEIRDGLQEGMEVVTGSYKAINRELEDGKLVKVDNEKKKPAEKK; encoded by the coding sequence ATGGCTGCCCCCAAGTCCAAAACCCGCCGCAAAGTCGTCGTCTTCACCCTGCTGCTCCTCGCGCTCGGCAGCCTCGGCGCGTGGAGTTACTTCCGCAAGCGCGAGGTGCCGATCATCGTGCAGACGGAGAAAGTCACGTCCCGATCGCTCACCGAACTCGTCGTCGCCAACGGAAAAATCCAGCCGGTCGTCATGGTGAAGATCAGCCCGGAGGTCAGCGGCGAAATCGTGGACCTGCCGGTGAAGGAGGGGCAGACCGTGACGAAGGGCGACCTGCTGCTCAAGATCAAGCCGGACTTCTACGCAGCGAGCCGCGACTCCGCGACCGCAAACCACAAGGCGTCGATCGCGAACCAGACGCTCGCCGAGGCGAACCGCGCGAAGGCCGACATTGAGTTCAAGCGCGCCCGGCAGCTCTTTGATGAGAAGCTCATCAGCGACACCCAGTTCGTCGAGGCGCGCACGGCGTTCGAGGTCGCCAGGGCGCAGGTCACCGCGTCGCAGCACCAGGCCGAGGTCGCCGCGGCGGCGCTGGCGCGCGCCGAGGAGGACTTCCGCAAGACCACGATCGTCTCGCCGCTCGACGGCACGATCACGCGCCTCAATTCGCAGCTCGGCGAACGCGTCGTCGGCACCGCCACGATGGCCGGCACCGATGTGATGACCATCGCCGACCTCAGCGAGATGGAGGCGCGCGTGGACCTCGGCGAGGTGGACGTCGTGCTCATTTGCGCCGGCCAGACGGCACGTCTGGAGGTGGATTCCTACCGCGACAAGAAGTTCACCGGCGCCGTGACCGAAATCGCGAACACCGCCAAGACCAGCGGCCAGGGCACGCAACAGGAGGCGACCAAGTTCGAGGTCCGCATCCGCGTGAAGGAAAGGGAACTCTTCCGCCCCGGCATGTCCGTCACGGCCGAAGTCGAGACGCGCTACCGCACGAACGTGCTCTCCGTGCCCATCCAAAGCGTGACGACCCGCGTGCCGAAGAACGACCCATCCGCCGCGAACGGCGACGCGGGCGACGACGGCGTGGCCAAGAAGGACAAGCCGAAGAAAGAGGCCGTGAACAAACCCGCCGAGGTCGTGTTCATCATCGAAGGCGACAAGGTCCGGATGGTCAAAGTCTCCCGCGGCATCAGCGACGACAACCACACCGAGATTCGCGACGGCCTGCAGGAGGGGATGGAAGTCGTCACCGGCAGCTACAAAGCCATCAACCGCGAGCTCGAGGACGGCAAGCTGGTCAAGGTGGACAACGAGAAGAAGAAGCCGGCGGAGAAGAAGTGA
- a CDS encoding YIP1 family protein, translating to MILMSDAAQNLVVMSESAPESPQPPAPPPAPSSLAARLVNVYATPGDVFEEVARSPRDNGNWVLPLILTAIMSVVFCFVVFSQENVMRNFHQTQEQAIRDQVKAGKVPADKADDIVEAARKWMSPTIMAAFGSVGSLIATVGGVFFVALILMLLGRYALNAEVEFMKMAEVSGLAAMIALVGTVAKMFVVMATGRMELGVSPAALVEDFDPGNHTHALLGILDLSMIWYVAVLSAGLARVCGKPWWRAAAWLYAIWLVFAAGMAAVAYLGARAH from the coding sequence GTGATTCTAATGTCTGATGCGGCGCAAAACCTGGTCGTCATGAGCGAGTCCGCACCCGAAAGTCCGCAACCGCCTGCGCCGCCGCCCGCGCCAAGTTCGCTGGCGGCGCGGCTGGTGAATGTCTACGCGACACCGGGAGACGTCTTCGAGGAGGTCGCGCGCTCGCCGCGCGACAACGGCAACTGGGTGCTCCCGCTCATCCTCACGGCGATCATGTCGGTGGTGTTCTGCTTCGTCGTCTTCTCGCAGGAGAACGTGATGCGCAACTTCCATCAGACGCAGGAGCAGGCGATCCGCGATCAAGTGAAGGCCGGCAAGGTCCCGGCGGACAAGGCCGACGACATCGTCGAGGCCGCAAGGAAGTGGATGTCGCCGACGATCATGGCCGCGTTCGGCTCCGTGGGTTCGCTCATCGCGACCGTGGGCGGGGTGTTCTTCGTGGCGTTGATCCTGATGCTGCTCGGCCGCTACGCGTTGAACGCGGAGGTGGAGTTCATGAAGATGGCGGAAGTCAGCGGCCTGGCCGCGATGATCGCGCTGGTGGGGACGGTGGCAAAGATGTTCGTGGTGATGGCCACGGGCCGGATGGAACTGGGCGTCTCGCCTGCCGCGCTCGTGGAGGACTTCGACCCCGGCAATCACACACACGCGTTGCTCGGCATCCTCGACCTCTCGATGATCTGGTATGTGGCGGTGTTGTCGGCCGGGCTTGCGCGCGTGTGCGGCAAGCCGTGGTGGCGCGCCGCGGCGTGGCTTTATGCCATCTGGCTCGTCTTCGCCGCCGGGATGGCTGCCGTCGCGTATCTGGGGGCGCGCGCACACTGA
- a CDS encoding adenylyltransferase/cytidyltransferase family protein: MSIESLAGWRAAFRASGRRLVVTNGCFDILHAGHAVYLESARNLGDALLVGVNADASIRQLKGPERPLNGESDRALVLASLACVDAVCVFGEVTAARFLSLAQPDIYAKGGDNTLDSINQEERRLVESLGGRVEIVPGLPGRSTTGLVDRIKAA; encoded by the coding sequence CTGTCCATCGAATCGCTTGCCGGGTGGCGCGCGGCGTTCCGCGCGTCCGGCCGAAGGCTCGTCGTCACCAACGGCTGCTTTGACATCCTCCACGCGGGCCACGCGGTGTATCTCGAATCGGCGCGCAACCTCGGCGATGCGTTGCTGGTCGGGGTGAATGCCGATGCGTCAATCCGCCAGCTCAAGGGCCCGGAACGCCCGCTCAACGGCGAGTCGGACCGCGCGCTCGTGCTGGCTTCGCTCGCGTGCGTGGATGCGGTGTGCGTCTTCGGCGAGGTGACGGCCGCGCGATTCCTTTCGCTGGCGCAGCCGGACATTTATGCGAAGGGCGGCGACAACACGCTGGACTCCATCAACCAGGAAGAACGCCGGCTCGTGGAATCGCTCGGGGGCCGTGTGGAGATCGTGCCCGGTTTGCCCGGGCGATCCACCACGGGACTCGTGGACAGGATCAAGGCCGCCTGA
- the thrH gene encoding bifunctional phosphoserine phosphatase/homoserine phosphotransferase ThrH, with the protein MEGVLTPEIWIAVAEKTGIAELRRTTRDEPDYDKLMRQRIGILDRHGIKLSDIQAVIGTLRPLEGGREFLDELRSFVQVIILSDTFEQFAQPLLKQLGWPALLCHRLVVENDRIVDYALRLRDQKRCAVAAFKAMNYRVIAGGDSYNDTAMLGEADTGILFHAPGNVKREFPKFRAVESYAEFIAAIRGAMRP; encoded by the coding sequence ATGGAAGGCGTGCTCACGCCCGAAATCTGGATCGCCGTCGCGGAGAAGACCGGCATCGCCGAGCTCCGCCGCACGACGCGCGACGAACCGGACTACGACAAGCTGATGCGCCAGCGCATCGGCATCCTTGACCGGCACGGCATCAAGCTCTCCGACATCCAGGCGGTGATCGGCACGTTGCGCCCGCTCGAGGGCGGCCGTGAATTCCTCGACGAGCTGCGCTCGTTCGTGCAGGTCATCATCCTGTCCGACACCTTCGAGCAGTTCGCGCAACCGCTTCTCAAACAGCTCGGCTGGCCCGCGTTGCTCTGTCACCGGCTCGTCGTGGAGAACGACCGCATCGTGGATTACGCACTGCGGCTGCGCGACCAGAAGCGCTGCGCCGTCGCGGCGTTCAAGGCGATGAATTACCGCGTCATCGCGGGCGGGGATTCCTACAACGACACGGCGATGCTGGGCGAGGCGGACACCGGCATCCTGTTTCACGCGCCCGGGAACGTGAAGCGCGAGTTCCCGAAGTTCCGTGCGGTCGAGTCCTACGCGGAATTCATCGCGGCGATCCGCGGTGCGATGCGGCCATGA
- a CDS encoding prephenate dehydrogenase/arogenate dehydrogenase family protein yields MQPFRKMALLGVGLLGGSIGLAARKNKLAGRVEGLVRREASIAECERGGVVDRASLDLASVVSGADLVVLGTPVAQMRALAERFAPSLGRGALVTDVGSVKGCVVRDLEPVVAAAGAHFVGSHPMAGAERMGVGAAKPDLFEGAVCVTTPTKRTKADALRRVEEFWKALGSRVLRLAPEAHDDLVGRGSHLPHVVAAELSNYILSPAHPAEQAMVCANGFRDTTRIASGSPEMWRDIAMANREKLARILGVFIEDLDEFRRALEAGDAAAVEEYFVKAKQRRDAWVGGGKSPE; encoded by the coding sequence ATGCAGCCTTTCAGGAAAATGGCACTGCTCGGCGTCGGCCTGCTGGGCGGCTCGATCGGCCTCGCCGCCCGCAAGAACAAGCTCGCCGGGCGGGTCGAGGGCTTGGTGCGGCGCGAGGCGTCCATCGCCGAGTGCGAGCGCGGCGGCGTGGTGGACCGCGCCTCGCTTGATCTGGCTTCGGTCGTTTCCGGCGCGGACCTTGTCGTGCTCGGCACGCCGGTCGCGCAGATGCGCGCGCTGGCGGAGCGGTTCGCGCCGTCGCTGGGCAGGGGCGCGCTCGTCACCGATGTCGGCAGCGTGAAGGGTTGTGTGGTGCGGGATTTGGAGCCGGTCGTCGCGGCCGCGGGCGCGCACTTCGTGGGAAGCCACCCGATGGCCGGCGCCGAGCGCATGGGCGTGGGCGCGGCAAAGCCGGACCTGTTCGAGGGCGCGGTGTGCGTGACCACGCCGACGAAGCGGACGAAGGCGGACGCGTTGCGCCGGGTCGAGGAGTTCTGGAAGGCGCTCGGTTCGCGCGTGCTCCGGCTCGCGCCCGAGGCGCACGACGACCTCGTCGGCCGCGGCAGTCATCTGCCGCACGTGGTCGCGGCGGAGTTGTCCAACTACATCCTCAGCCCGGCGCATCCGGCGGAGCAGGCGATGGTGTGCGCGAACGGCTTCCGCGACACGACACGCATCGCGAGCGGGTCGCCGGAGATGTGGCGCGACATCGCGATGGCGAACCGCGAGAAGCTGGCGCGCATCCTCGGCGTGTTCATCGAGGACCTCGACGAATTCCGCCGCGCGCTTGAAGCCGGGGACGCGGCGGCCGTGGAGGAGTATTTTGTAAAGGCGAAGCAGCGGCGTGATGCATGGGTGGGGGGCGGCAAGTCGCCCGAGTGA
- a CDS encoding O-antigen ligase family protein has product MRTATLALLFSAALALVLGYVLATPFDMRSLVIVGGALAVLSVPVLLRWHYWLLLLSWNASMLVFFLPGRPQVWMFLSFVSLGLSVLAWLLRDNLGHAGRGVARLQHVPAVTWTLLLLLVVVAVTAVARGGVGIRSLGSQSYGGRHYIFIVASVAGYFAISCRRIAPPHAKLAVLLFFIGALSQPISNLIYLAGPNFYWLFTMFPVEFAVLQATTESAVSRFNSITFAMTGIYSWMLARYGVAGLFDWRRPWRLLCWLGVVVVSLLGGFRSAVVFAGLVFAMQFMVEGLWRTRLLPLIVLGAAVAVATIIPLAPKLPFSVQRALSFLPIEVSPLAKADAAASTDWRMRMWHVVWAQVPQYLWLGKGYSINPTDLHLVGEAQLRGLAADIDQAVIAGDYHSGPLSVLVPFGIPGATAFLLFCIASLRLLHRNFKRTSPELRTVNAFLYSCFAAKFVFFWAAFGALASDLAQFAGFVALSVALNGTGEDAPARAPAKEPRPDVAQPAGAAAPA; this is encoded by the coding sequence ATGCGCACGGCGACGCTCGCCCTTCTCTTCAGCGCGGCACTGGCGCTGGTGCTCGGCTACGTGCTGGCGACGCCGTTCGACATGCGGTCGCTGGTGATCGTGGGCGGCGCGCTGGCGGTGTTGTCGGTGCCGGTGCTGCTGCGCTGGCACTATTGGCTGCTGTTGCTGAGCTGGAACGCCTCGATGCTGGTGTTCTTCCTGCCGGGGCGGCCGCAGGTGTGGATGTTTCTCTCGTTCGTGAGCCTAGGGCTGAGCGTGCTGGCGTGGCTGTTGCGCGACAACCTCGGGCACGCGGGCCGGGGCGTCGCGCGGCTCCAGCATGTGCCGGCGGTGACGTGGACGCTGCTGCTGTTGCTCGTCGTGGTCGCGGTGACGGCCGTGGCGCGCGGCGGCGTGGGCATCCGCTCGCTCGGCAGCCAGAGTTACGGCGGCCGGCATTACATTTTCATCGTGGCGTCGGTGGCAGGCTACTTCGCGATCAGTTGCCGCCGCATCGCGCCGCCGCACGCGAAGCTCGCCGTGCTGCTGTTCTTCATCGGCGCGCTGTCGCAGCCGATCAGCAACTTGATTTATCTCGCCGGGCCGAATTTCTACTGGCTGTTCACGATGTTCCCGGTGGAGTTCGCGGTGCTGCAAGCCACCACCGAAAGCGCGGTCTCGCGCTTTAACTCGATCACGTTCGCGATGACGGGCATCTACTCGTGGATGCTCGCGCGCTACGGCGTGGCGGGGTTGTTCGACTGGCGCCGGCCGTGGCGGCTGCTGTGCTGGCTGGGCGTGGTGGTGGTGAGCCTGCTGGGCGGGTTCAGGTCGGCGGTGGTTTTCGCCGGGCTCGTCTTTGCGATGCAGTTCATGGTCGAGGGGTTGTGGCGGACGCGGCTGTTGCCGCTGATCGTGCTTGGAGCGGCGGTGGCCGTGGCGACGATCATCCCGCTGGCACCGAAGCTGCCGTTCTCCGTGCAACGGGCGTTGAGCTTCCTGCCGATCGAGGTGAGCCCGCTGGCGAAGGCCGATGCGGCGGCCTCGACCGACTGGCGCATGCGCATGTGGCATGTCGTCTGGGCGCAGGTGCCTCAATACCTCTGGCTCGGCAAGGGCTACTCGATCAACCCCACGGACCTGCACCTGGTCGGCGAGGCGCAGTTGCGCGGGCTGGCGGCGGACATCGACCAGGCGGTGATCGCGGGCGATTATCACAGCGGGCCGCTGTCGGTGCTCGTGCCGTTCGGAATCCCGGGCGCGACGGCGTTTCTTCTGTTCTGCATCGCCTCGTTGCGGTTGCTGCACCGGAACTTCAAGCGGACCTCTCCGGAGCTTCGCACGGTGAACGCCTTCCTCTACTCGTGCTTCGCGGCGAAGTTTGTTTTTTTCTGGGCCGCGTTCGGCGCGCTCGCCAGCGACCTCGCTCAGTTCGCCGGCTTCGTCGCCCTCAGCGTGGCGCTTAACGGCACGGGTGAGGACGCCCCGGCGCGCGCGCCCGCGAAGGAACCCCGCCCTGACGTGGCGCAGCCAGCGGGCGCTGCGGCGCCGGCTTGA